A stretch of Brachyhypopomus gauderio isolate BG-103 chromosome 3, BGAUD_0.2, whole genome shotgun sequence DNA encodes these proteins:
- the tnrc6ba gene encoding trinucleotide repeat-containing gene 6B protein isoform X2, whose amino-acid sequence MEDKKRKKEDKRKRESSQKVVEQKNKVPELTKPPSAQSPATPSSVSPSPGPVPPTTSSIATPAAGAPPQGGNNAKRSAVANGQPSPSTQAPQRYMPREVPPRFRCQQDHKVLLKRGQPPLSSMLLGGGNSGGDSPNATVAAASDSNLGSGGPVAPSLPHTSSSSIAASSTTTSSNYANSMWGASSGSQPLSQGREKVIVDGSDLEEWPSIAAGDGARTGDTTVTGAAEGSGVLNCNASWGERHLQQQKVVGGGNEGGKGVGSGSPSPPSSSCANNECIQPSSAVWGSQGGMGGNAVAAGSLPSISKASPLPGTDCSVGVNCSVPGANFNPNANPSAWPALGHDGAGAAATEGGPSPLQSSTSSSANNPVSVNQASHQHQLHQMQYRDIEPSGREWGAAAPEPGAGPKNTGVAEGGNVDCGSTGGGDLSASSSSSPSSSTWRAQPFPANSKTGASRTDAWEGGAGGSSASAEGVNSWGFSGQDDRVGPGGGGAWGTGSGCQMSGVSQGAWGGGVGDWGHSGGVSNPGGGNGDGSSSSSSSGSVGKPSATSSTPSTMTRAWDNQKGAGEGGAGDSSEWGGQGARAGEGTSSSSGGGNSRSGNQHHGHHRSHHPPPNSDVALQSLLSRTDLDPRVLSNTGWGQTKIRQNVAWDLEVAGGGTGGTRSSAVMNTPSHIPPFSGSAGTSTAAPSASPLLPAASQNTNLNTNSILAPPSVSPGEGWDSSGGSSSLPSRGPPPSSSSVQNPGGPQAGMSHAAGGQTKSSGGWGESSSAESQGKGWGSEGQEWRDHAAESGSSGWGDFRQQGTAAGAGGDWGTSQEEKGTGGWKEMGRGNGGNWGQRGGGEWGERESKANTGGWGDGKDSGGTGGDSEVGTWGSWDEGAPRKAWGKGGTETGGGGDQGSKSHQGWGGNMHPSQMPNSHSASLKGQAQQQQQSQPQQSQSLDTGAMQGGWGRQGGSSAQSQSSGWTSGPIPQISSGPGGSSEPSGWEEPSPQSISRKKEIDDGTSAWGDPTNYSYVNYWDKNNGPCAQAQPVQAQQQGPPPPSGRTATGPGNREMNTHSSNKSTAVAPSGWGGSGSPSSPCVDNGTAAWGKPAEAPSGWGDPDESGNASGWGNPSPNPVKPGSKSMQEGWGEREGSVSASRHSSWEEEEDGGVVWSSAGSQGSSSSYNSGGWVGKKANKGPIKSGDSWMNPMTRQFSNMGLLGEDPSGRPLDLAPGPPQEKKMDGDKRGMGLSDYNGEMRKGGRGGGGGVFRSPGSKEAGPGEPGPYYDKMGGHIFGSGGGMAQPRHQPGVSPINPTVRAQVPHQFLSPQVPGSVLKQMPPPSGGVGGVGGGVFPPQLSPQHIAMLSSIYPPHIQFQLACQLLLQQQQQPQQQQQLLQNQRKFPQNVRQADPQQLARIMAVLQQQRQQQVGPAGGSSKLSPSHGSAGPKMPMSDPLSHAGLGGPVADLHQKPSAAYSGFGSGLELGSMVGGLKDCGGQQSRFKWMMEGHSPASSSPDSVLHKNGPMAAPMKRGGSPYSQYELLGVEGLGGPLQGSSDGWQRSPGNKMGAKTGTSSWPPEFQPGVPWKGIQSVDPESDPYMTPGGMMSSSAVSSLNDPEHQLLRDNTESNPSLNTLLPSPGAWPYSASDSPLNNAHNPAKYVEYKPSWPPEPIGHNKPWKTNRNTSQMPRPPPGLSHQKQPSMSPWAGGAPRLGRGWSGSGGSQESRYGPGSAWSDGSASRGSCWLVLSNLTPQIDGSTLRTICMQHGPLLTFHLGLTQGSALIRYSTRQEAAKAQSALHMCVLGNTTILAEFVSEEEVARYFAHSQAGGAGSTGGGGPAGTAGASGAGAVGAGGSGGVPGGERERAGGGSAASGGNNGGGGGGVPTSSSWQGLDGTGSSPDPVSAQGPGLSIFAQWSNGAGGSGVGGGAVGAEPSRQGLWGGMAAGYPSSSLWGTPALEDRHQMSSPAALLPGDLLGGGSDSI is encoded by the exons ATGGAAGacaagaaaaggaaaaaggaaGATAAAAGGAAAAGAGAATCCTCACAAAAG GTGGTTGAGCAAAAAAACAAAG TGCCAGAACTGACAAAGCCTCCATCTGCCCAGTCTCCTGCCACCCCCAGCTCAGTCTCCCCTAGCCCTGGCCCTGTCCCTCCTACAACCTCCTCCATCGCCACCCCGGCTGCTGGCGCCCCCCCTCAGGGTGGGAACAATGCTAAGCGGTCGGCGGTGGCCAACGGACAGCCCTCCCCCAGTACCCAGGCCCCCCAGCGCTACATGCCCCGTGAAGTGCCCCCTCGATTCCGTTGCCAGCAGGACCACAAAGTGCTACTGAAGAGGGGCCAGCCACCACTGTCCTCCATGCTGCTGGGGGGAGGCAACAGTGGGGGAGACAGCCCCAATGCAACGGTGGCTGCTGCCTCAG ATTCCAACCTGGGCTCTGGAGGTCCAGTTGCTCCCTCTCTGCCCCACACGTCATCCTCATCAATCGCTGCTTCTTCTACTACTACTTCTTCAAATTATGCAAATTCCATGTGGGGGGCAAGCTCTGGCAGCCAGCCCCTCTCTCAGGGCAGGGAGAAGGTGATAGTGGATGGGTCAGACCTAGAGGAATGGCCTAGCATTGCTGCCGGGGACGGGGCCAGAACAGGAGATACAACAGTAACTGGAGCAGCGGAGGGCAGTGGAGTGCTGAACTGCAACGCCTCGTGGGGTGAGCGGCACCTCCAGCAGCAGAAGGTTGTGGGAGGAGGGAATGAAGGTGGGAAAGGTGTCGGTTCCggtagcccctcccctccttcgTCCTCCTGTGCAAACAATGAATGTATACAGCCTAGCAGTGCTGTTTGGGGGTCCCAGGGAGGGATGGGAGGAAATGCAGTAGCAGCAGGGTCGTTGCCCTCCATATCCAAAGCCTCCCCTCTCCCAGGGACTGATTGCTCTGTAGGTGTCAACTGCAGCGTTCCAGGTGCCAACTTTAACCCTAATGCCAACCCTTCTGCGTGGCCAGCGCTGGGGCACGATGGAGCTGGGGCAGCTGCAACAGAGGGCGGCCCCTCACCTCTCCAAAGCTCGACGTCATCGTCTGCCAACAACCCTGTTTCTGTGAATCAAGCCTCTCATCAGCACCAACTTCACCAAATGCAATACAGAGACATAGAGCCATCCGGTAGAGAGTGGGGTGCCGCGGCACCAGAGCCAGGAGCAGGACCAAAAAATACAGGAGTGGCAGAAGGGGGCAATGTAGACTGTGGAAGTACAGGGGGTGGGGATCTCTctgcttcctcttcctcctccccctcttcatCTACTTGGAGAGCTCAGCCTTTCCCTGCAAATTCCAAAACGGGTGCCTCTAGGACTGATGCGTGGGAGGGTGGGGCTGGAGGGAGCTCTGCTTCTGCTGAGGGGGTGAACTCATGGGGGTTCAGTGGGCAGGACGATAGAGTAGGGCCGGGGGGCGGGGGTGCATGGGGCACGGGAAGTGGTTGTCAGATGTCTGGGGTATCTCAGGGAGCATGGGGTGGGGGAGTTGGGGATTGGGGTCATTCAGGTGGTGTCAGCAATCCAGGTGGTGGAAATGGAGACGGCTCGAGCAGTAGCAGCAGCAGCGGCAGTGTCGGCAAACCCTCGGCTACGTCCTCCACACCTTCGACTATGACGAGAGCTTGGGACAATCAGAAAGGAGctggggagggaggggcaggagacTCCAGTGAGTGGGGAGGCCAGGGAGCCAGAGCCGGTGAGGGTACTTCATCCTCCAGCGGTGGAGGTAATTCGAGAAGTGGCAATCAGCACCACGGTCACCACCGCTCTCATCATCCTCCTCCCAATTCTGACGTGGCCTTACAGAGTCTGCTCAGCCGGACTGACCTGGACCCCAGAGTGCTGTCTAACACTGGGTGGGGACAGACCAAGATCCGACAGAATGTGGCATGGGACTTGGAGGTAGCTGGAGGGGGGACGGGTGGAACCAGATCTTCTGCTGTAATGAACACACCGAGCCATATTCCACCATTTTCTGGCTCAGCTGGCACATCAACAGCTGCTCCATCAGCTTCACCTCTGCTTCCTGCTGCATCTCAGAACACCAACCTGAACACAAATTCCATCCTTGCACCCCCGTCTGTCTCACCCGGTGAAGGCTGGGACAGTAGTGGCGGCAGTTCGTCTCTGCCCAGTCGAGGCCCACCACCATCTAGCAGCAGTGTCCAAAACCCTGGTGGTCCACAAGCCGGGATGAGTCATGCAGCAGGGGGGCAGACCAAGTCTTCAGGAGGCTGGGGAGAGTCAAGTTCAGCTGAGAGCCAAGGGAAAGGTTGGGGCAGCGAGGGACAAGAGTGGCGAGATCACGCAGCGGAGAGTGGATCAAGCGGGTGGGGGGATTTTCGACAACAGGGTACAGCGGCAGGAGCTGGTGGAGACTGGGGAACTAGCCAGGAGGAGAAAGGGACTGGGGGCTGGAAGGAAATGGGGAGAGGGAATGGGGGGAATTGGGggcagagaggtggtggtgaatgGGGAGAGCGGGAATCCAAAGCAAACACTGGGGGGTGGGGTGATGGGAAGGACAGTGGAGGTACAGGTGGAGACTCAGAAGTAGGTACATGGGGCAGCTGGGATGAGGGTGCTCCAAGGAAAGCTTGGGGAAAAGGAGGTACAGAaaccgggggagggggggatcaGGGTAGCAAGTCTCACCAGGGCTGGGGTGGGAACATGCACCCTTCACAGATGCCAAACAGCCACTCGGCCTCTCTAAAAGGTCAGGCACAACAGCAGCAACAATCACAGCCCCAGCAGTCACAGTCGCTGGATACAGGGGCCATGCAAGGAGGCTGGGGAAGACAAGGAGGTTCTTCAGCCCAGAGCCAAAGTTCAGGATGGACCTCAGGGCCCATACCCCAAATATCAAGTGGCCCTGGAGGCAGCTCAGAACCTAGTGGCTGGGAAGAGCCTTCTCCACAGTCAATAAGTAGGAAAAAAGAAATAGATGATGGAACATCTGCCTGGGGTGATCCCACTAACTACAGCTATGTGAATTATTGGGACAAGAACAATGGCCCGTGTGCCCAGGCACAGCCAGTGCAGGCTCAGCAGCAGggtcctccacctccatcagggAGAACCGCCACAGGCCCTGGGAACAGGGAGATGAACACGCATTCATCCAACAAGAGCACCGCAGTGG CTCCATCCGGATGGGGAGGGAGTGGCTCCCCCTCAAGTCCGTGTGTGGATAATGGCACGGCAGCATGGGGCAAGCCTGCCGAAGCGCCCTCTGGCTGGGGTGACCCAGACGAATCTGGGAATGCCTCCGGTTGGGGTAATCCCTCACCCAACCCAGTCAAACCTG GTTCAAAGTCTATGCAAGAAGgctggggtgagagagagggctcTGTCAGCGCCTCACGTCACTCCAgctgggaggaggaggaggacggaggGGTCGTGTGGAGCAGCGCTGGCTCACAAGGCAGCAGCTCTTCCTACAACTCTGGGGGCTGGGTAGGCAAGAAGGCCAACAAG GGTCCAATAAAGAGTGGTGACTCTTGGATGAACCCTATGACTCGACAGTTTTCAAACATGGGGCTTCTG GGAGAGGACCCCAGTGGCCGTCCTCTGGACCTGGCCCCAGGCCCTCCTCAAGAGAAGAAGATGGACGGAGACAAGCGAGGTATGGGTTTGAGTGATTACAATGGAGAGATGCGCAAAGGAggacgtggaggaggaggaggagtcttcCGTTCCCCTGGTTCCAAAGAGGCGGGGCCTGGTGAGCCTGGGCCTTACTATGACAAG aTGGGTGGTCACATATTTGGTTCTGGTGGTGGGATGGCCCAACCCAGGCACCAGCCAGGTGTATCGCCCATTAACCCCACCGTACGTGCTCAAGTGCCTCATCAGTTCCTGTCGCCTCAG GTGCCGGgctctgtgctgaaacagatGCCGCCTCCGAGCGGGGGCGtcggaggggtggggggaggggttttCCCTCCTCAGCTCTCCCCACAGCACATCGCCATGCTCAGCAGCATCTACCCACCTCACATCCAGTTCCAGCTG GCCTGTCAGCTGCTCctgcagcaacagcagcagccccagcaacagcagcagctcCTGCAGAACCAGCGCAAGTTCCCCCAGAACGTGCGTCAGGCAGACCCCCAGCAG CTTGCCAGAATCATGGCTGTCCTCCAGCAGCAGAGACAGCAGCAGGTGGGCCCTGCAGGAGGGAGCTCCAAACTCTCCCCCTCGCACGGCAGCGCCGGCCCCAAGATGCCCATGTCTGACCCGCTCTCTCACGCCGGCCTGGGCGGCCCCGTGGCAGACCTGCATCAAAAACCGTCGGCCGCATATTCAG GGTTCGGTTCTGGTCTCGAGCTGGGCTCCATGGTGGGCGGTCTGAAGGACTGTGGGGGGCAGCAGTCGCGCTTTAAGTGGATGATGGAAGGCCACTCGCcagcctcctcctctcctgACAGCGTGCTTCATAAGAACG GTCCCATGGCTGCTCCTATGAAGAGAGGCGGCTCCCCCTATTCTCAGTATGAGCTGCTGGGGGTGGAAGGTTTGGGGGGGCCTCTCCAGGGCTCCTCCGATGGCTGGCAGAGAAGTCCAGGAAACAAGATGGGAGCCAAGACGGGCACGTCCAGTTGGCCTCCAG AATTCCAGCCGGGGGTGCCCTGGAAAGGAATACAGAGTGTTGACCCTGAATCTGACCCCTACATGACCCCTGGCGGTATGATGAGTTCATCTGCAGTTTCAAGCCTCAATGATCCTGAGCACCAGTTGCTAAGAGATAACACAG AATCCAACCCCTCCCTAAACACCTTGCTGCCTTCACCTGGTGCCTGGCCCTACAGTGCCTCAGACAGTCCCCTCAACAATGCACACAACCCAG CTAAGTATGTAGAGTACAAGCCAAGCTGGCCCCCCGAGCCCATTGGACACAACAAGCCTTGGAAGACTAATCGCAACACATCCCAGATGCCACGCCCACCTCCTGGACTGAGTCATCAGAAGCAGCCCTCCATGTCCCCGTGGGCGGGAGGAGCTCCACGATTGGGCCGGGGCTGGAGTGGCTCTGGAGGCAGCCAGGAAAGCAGATACGGGCCTG GTTCAGCATGGAGTGATGGTAGCGCCTCAAGGGGAAGTTGTTGGCTGGTGTTGAGTAATCTTACTCCCCAG ATTGATGGTTCTACCCTGCGCACTATCTGTATGCAGCATGGTCCTCTGTTGACCTTTCACCTTGGTCTAACCCAGGGCAGTGCTCTGATTCGCTACAGTACTCGCCAAGAAGCAGCCAAAGCTCAGAGTGCTCTGCACAT GTGCGTTCTGGGTAACACCACAATCCTGGCTGAGTTTGTGAGCGAAGAGGAGGTCGCTCGCTATTTTGCACATTCCCAGGCTGGAGGGGCCGGGAGCACCGGTGGGGGTGGGCCGGCGGGAACAGCAGGAGCGTCTGGTGCAGGTGCAGTAGGTGCCGGTGGGAGTGGAGGCGTCCCTGGTGGAGAGCGAGAACGGGCTGGAGGAGGAAGCGCCGCCTCAGGCGGCAAcaatggaggaggaggaggaggcgtgcCTACGAGCTCCAGCTGGCAGGGCTTGGACGGTACGGGCAGCTCCCCAGACCCGGTCTCTGCCCAGGGCCCGGGCCTGAGTATCTTTGCTCAGTGGAGCAACGGAGCTGGGGGAAGCGGAGTGGGTGGCGGggcggtgggggcggagcccaGCAGGCAGGGGCTGTGGGGGGGGATGGCGGCTGGGTACCCCAGCAGCAGTCTGTGGGGAACTCCGGCTCTGGAGGACCGACACCAGATGAGCAGCCCTGCAGCACTTCTGCCTGGAGACCTGCTGGGTGGAGGCTCGGACTCCATCTGA